From one Streptomyces sp. NBC_01478 genomic stretch:
- a CDS encoding aromatase/cyclase, with translation MAGERDGGAVHRIQVAAPAGVVYAVLADAARLPLYFAPSVHVERLDGDGGRERLRMWFLVGGRLESWTSWRDLDPVERRIEIHPEGGPGSPLEPMRGVVSIRDRGPHASELELRYGFAARPGLPAGALWPGRVADLNIRTQLTQLKRFAERWSRLDDLVLSCEDSIRVQGPAELAYDFLYRAGDWPEHVAHISAARLREEAPGIQHLTLRTPAGDGVHTSESVRICFPHAGRIVHKQTTPSPLLAAHTGEWSLTEDERGATLTSRQTVVLCEEDITAVLGDGASLADARRQVRAALGRDCRHLLTLARQHADSAVRMLVPPSRPVC, from the coding sequence TTGGCCGATGCGGCGCGACTGCCGCTCTACTTCGCCCCGAGCGTCCATGTGGAGCGCCTGGACGGCGACGGCGGGCGGGAACGCCTGCGGATGTGGTTCCTGGTGGGCGGCCGGCTGGAGTCGTGGACCTCGTGGCGCGATCTGGACCCGGTGGAGCGCCGTATCGAGATCCACCCGGAGGGAGGCCCCGGCTCCCCGCTGGAGCCGATGCGCGGCGTGGTCAGCATCCGCGACCGGGGCCCGCACGCCAGCGAACTGGAACTGCGCTACGGCTTCGCCGCCCGCCCGGGCCTGCCCGCCGGCGCCCTGTGGCCGGGACGGGTCGCCGACCTGAACATCCGCACCCAGCTCACCCAGTTGAAACGGTTCGCCGAACGGTGGAGCCGCCTCGACGACCTGGTGCTGTCCTGCGAGGACTCGATCCGCGTACAGGGCCCGGCGGAGCTCGCCTACGACTTCCTCTACCGGGCCGGGGACTGGCCCGAGCACGTCGCCCACATCAGCGCGGCCCGCCTGCGCGAGGAGGCGCCCGGCATCCAGCACCTGACCCTGCGCACCCCGGCCGGCGACGGCGTGCACACCAGCGAATCGGTACGGATCTGCTTCCCGCACGCGGGCCGCATCGTCCACAAGCAGACCACGCCGTCCCCGCTGCTGGCGGCCCACACCGGCGAGTGGTCCCTCACCGAGGACGAACGGGGGGCGACCCTCACCTCGCGGCAGACCGTCGTGCTGTGCGAGGAGGACATCACCGCGGTCCTGGGCGACGGCGCGAGCCTGGCCGACGCCCGCCGGCAGGTGCGGGCGGCCCTCGGCCGCGACTGCCGGCACCTGCTCACCCTGGCCAGGCAGCACGCGGACAGCGCCGTGCGCATGCTGGTGCCCCCCTCCCGCCCCGTCTGCTAG
- a CDS encoding condensation domain-containing protein, which produces MTANPFPHAPTVVVLGPVPGFPARTAPWDLELRGPFDAAALHHLLRRAAADGQDPGTGTHRLLRHAPDHHTLRCTATADTPAAAVAGRTADLLTTAAYGHPLTPAQRALLTRRAAHGYEALFLETAAGTDAETVRRALHTVVAAHPHLCFRLDTAAGRLTGPAGPGGQDLLTEGQFTDEAGFTTAVTALARTLDAPAGIHLRALLARDHRPSRPHTDRLALLTHELTADPTSWRILLTDLTRALGPAAVRGPAVSLGPAVALDPAVAGPSTTAGTAAAIGSATVPCPATARGPAEAPFPAAAAGQAAAPSSATAPGPAASLGSATASSPAPAADPEPAPDQAPVPGPEVPPDTVPGPAAGLSSAPAAGSGEAFSSAAPVPGQAGVFPSVPAADSGVTSSPAAPAAGPAGAFPSVTAPGPASVLSRASVRTEARAQCAGDGVADWVAGLRELARDPAEARHWSLVAERRSRAAASRSAAGLPPRPGGTADAVASPGTAPLPTSGTTTPGSGPDTAPDIAAPPSALETGSGTAADTGSGTGPETGQGAVSGNGPGTASASDTAPGAAPGTGPGTAASLPAPEAGPDTAPPPPLGTTTPDTGQGTGPETASDTGRDAAPEAGPGTAAPLTTPGTGPEPAPLPTPETGSGTTPETPAPPAPNPAHRTGFTLDEERTERITQHLARRLALTAEQVLTGVFALALARWQHTDEVGFDVYGDPRSGHPGLCRHVGRLTDVHPVQLTLDPGPDALGQLAAAAGFLAAGAGKAVGGAGFGACREFSPDPLLRATLRELPPAPTCLVLHAPDEAPYGPDEALPAPAHPVPGLPGHRAHRLQAHAQITGGRLRLTLDWLPDGHTDAPPATGPATLSVTDGLPDFPGADGLTTSSPADGGADLSASADLTGSPASAGLTDPSASDGLLDAPGAEDFTTPSASADGVGIPASDAPASTGRTAPSAVAGLPDSADTDDLTTPSEASGVTGTSATTALPGPPATPALPAPATPPTPSATALAPLLQDVLEELAATATAPIPSAFAPTAQQAALYTGGDAQPGTGRHVEQLVWVWHGPLDAERFGAAWQSVFDCEAVLRTAFTGANPPRLIVHGRVVPDITHKIPAGGDWAPFLERDRLRGFDLRCPGPLRLTVLETEQAPPAAPGAPVRIVLTYHRALLDTWSAHLLLRTFYRAYLAGGTLPGGERRPDLRDYTAWTAAQDPRPARALWARWTPPGAAPAASRPGRPGGPTGLSGVGRARLRLDAAETVRLARWAAARGTAESSVLQAVWAMLIHRASGATGPAPVCFAVTVPGRGIALDGAAWLPGPLRNLLPMSLEVDPADTVSRLLRHLRDRALDMAAYEWLPADPPPTPTHAHAQAGPDADRAETVLVFEDPPHPVQGLENELAAHGIRAEFPGTVPARSVLPLALLAHHDSTGGLVLTGVHDRALLDEAAAAELLVQSALLLRELPLGADEFTTVAQVLKLLEGRAVPPMADPSTTGPADPATLTDPTSGPTDPAGAPGSTGPADPSATGLPGPATTTDSAPAPGFTGPADTPVGSATDLPGPAAATDSAGTPGSIGPADPPAGSATTTGPAAVPGFTGPADPPAAGPAIALPGPPGPGTPLTLLRAARHRQAGTICLVPPPGAPPTCYDLLPPAYPGPQELLLLTTPTVPADSAAALAARTAGRPLLLAGFSGAGTVACDLARRLAAAGGRRPPRVVLTPAPPGERERARVLARALQDATAPPP; this is translated from the coding sequence ATGACTGCCAACCCCTTCCCGCACGCGCCGACCGTGGTGGTCCTCGGCCCCGTCCCCGGCTTCCCCGCCCGCACCGCGCCGTGGGACCTCGAACTGCGCGGACCCTTCGACGCCGCCGCACTGCACCACCTCCTGCGCCGGGCCGCCGCCGACGGGCAGGACCCGGGCACCGGGACCCACCGGCTGCTGCGGCACGCCCCCGACCACCACACACTGCGGTGCACGGCGACCGCGGACACCCCGGCCGCCGCCGTGGCGGGCCGCACCGCCGATCTGCTCACCACGGCGGCGTACGGCCACCCGCTCACCCCCGCCCAGCGCGCGCTGCTCACCCGCAGGGCCGCCCACGGCTACGAGGCGCTCTTCCTCGAAACCGCCGCCGGGACGGACGCGGAGACGGTACGCCGGGCCCTGCACACCGTCGTGGCCGCCCACCCGCACCTGTGCTTCCGCCTCGACACCGCGGCCGGCCGCCTGACCGGCCCGGCCGGACCGGGCGGCCAGGACCTGCTGACGGAGGGACAGTTCACCGACGAGGCCGGCTTCACCACGGCCGTCACCGCACTGGCCCGCACCCTCGACGCACCCGCCGGCATCCACCTGCGCGCCCTCCTCGCCCGCGACCACCGCCCCTCCCGCCCCCACACCGACCGCCTCGCCCTCCTCACCCACGAACTCACCGCGGACCCCACCTCCTGGCGAATCCTCCTCACCGACCTGACCCGGGCCCTGGGGCCGGCGGCGGTCCGGGGTCCGGCGGTGTCCTTGGGCCCGGCGGTGGCTCTGGATCCGGCGGTCGCCGGCCCGTCCACGACCGCCGGCACGGCTGCGGCCATCGGCTCGGCCACGGTCCCTTGCCCGGCTACGGCACGGGGTCCGGCCGAGGCCCCCTTCCCGGCTGCGGCCGCCGGCCAGGCTGCGGCTCCTTCCTCGGCTACGGCGCCCGGTCCGGCCGCATCCCTCGGCTCGGCCACGGCCTCCTCCCCGGCCCCGGCGGCAGACCCGGAACCGGCGCCAGATCAGGCCCCGGTCCCCGGCCCTGAGGTCCCCCCGGACACGGTGCCCGGTCCGGCTGCGGGCCTCTCCTCGGCCCCGGCCGCCGGTTCGGGTGAGGCCTTCTCCTCGGCTGCACCGGTGCCCGGTCAGGCCGGGGTCTTCCCCTCGGTCCCGGCCGCCGACTCGGGCGTGACCTCCTCCCCGGCTGCACCGGCGGCCGGCCCGGCTGGGGCCTTCCCCTCGGTCACGGCGCCGGGACCGGCCTCGGTCCTCTCCCGTGCCTCGGTCCGTACCGAGGCACGGGCGCAGTGCGCGGGCGACGGCGTGGCCGACTGGGTCGCGGGCCTGCGCGAGTTGGCCCGCGACCCCGCCGAGGCCCGTCACTGGAGCCTGGTCGCCGAGCGCAGGTCCCGCGCGGCCGCCTCCCGCTCCGCCGCCGGGCTGCCGCCCCGGCCGGGCGGGACGGCCGACGCCGTAGCGTCACCCGGCACCGCCCCGCTGCCGACCTCAGGCACCACCACCCCGGGCAGCGGACCGGACACCGCCCCGGACATCGCCGCCCCGCCGTCTGCCCTGGAGACCGGGTCGGGTACCGCGGCAGACACCGGGTCGGGTACCGGGCCGGAAACAGGGCAGGGTGCCGTCTCGGGCAATGGGCCGGGTACCGCGTCCGCGTCAGACACCGCGCCGGGTGCTGCCCCGGGAACCGGGCCAGGCACCGCCGCCTCACTGCCCGCTCCGGAAGCCGGGCCGGACACCGCCCCGCCGCCGCCCCTGGGCACCACCACCCCGGACACCGGACAGGGCACCGGGCCGGAAACCGCCTCGGACACCGGACGGGACGCCGCCCCGGAAGCCGGGCCAGGCACCGCCGCTCCACTGACCACCCCGGGAACTGGACCGGAGCCCGCCCCACTGCCCACCCCGGAAACCGGATCAGGCACCACCCCGGAAACACCCGCGCCCCCTGCCCCGAACCCGGCGCACCGCACCGGCTTCACGCTGGACGAGGAGCGGACCGAGCGGATCACCCAGCACCTGGCCCGGCGTCTCGCGCTCACCGCGGAGCAGGTGCTGACCGGTGTGTTCGCGCTGGCGCTGGCCCGGTGGCAGCACACCGACGAGGTCGGGTTCGACGTCTACGGCGATCCCCGGAGCGGTCACCCGGGCCTGTGCCGCCACGTCGGCCGGCTCACCGATGTCCACCCGGTCCAGCTCACCCTGGATCCCGGCCCCGACGCCCTGGGCCAACTGGCCGCCGCGGCAGGCTTCCTGGCCGCCGGCGCCGGGAAGGCCGTAGGCGGCGCCGGCTTCGGGGCCTGCCGTGAGTTCAGTCCCGATCCGCTGCTGCGCGCCACCCTGCGCGAACTGCCTCCCGCCCCCACCTGCCTGGTCCTGCACGCCCCGGACGAGGCGCCGTACGGCCCGGACGAAGCACTGCCCGCCCCGGCCCACCCCGTCCCCGGCCTGCCGGGACACCGCGCCCACCGCCTCCAGGCACACGCGCAGATCACCGGCGGCCGACTGCGCCTCACCCTCGACTGGTTGCCCGATGGGCACACCGACGCCCCGCCGGCCACCGGTCCCGCCACGCTCTCGGTGACCGACGGTCTACCCGACTTCCCGGGCGCCGACGGCCTCACCACCTCTTCGCCGGCCGACGGCGGGGCCGACCTCTCGGCGTCCGCCGACCTCACCGGCAGCCCGGCGTCCGCCGGCCTCACCGACCCCTCGGCGTCCGACGGCCTCCTCGACGCCCCCGGGGCCGAGGACTTCACCACTCCTTCGGCGTCCGCCGACGGCGTCGGGATCCCGGCGTCCGACGCCCCGGCGTCCACCGGCCGTACCGCCCCCTCGGCGGTCGCCGGCCTGCCCGACTCCGCGGACACCGACGACCTCACCACCCCCTCCGAGGCCTCCGGCGTCACCGGGACCTCGGCGACCACCGCCCTCCCCGGCCCCCCTGCGACTCCCGCCCTCCCCGCTCCCGCGACACCCCCCACCCCCTCGGCGACAGCCCTCGCCCCCCTGCTGCAAGACGTACTGGAAGAACTGGCCGCCACCGCCACCGCCCCGATCCCGTCCGCGTTCGCGCCCACCGCGCAGCAGGCGGCCCTCTACACCGGGGGCGACGCGCAGCCCGGTACCGGCCGGCATGTCGAGCAGCTCGTGTGGGTCTGGCACGGGCCGCTGGACGCCGAACGGTTCGGGGCCGCCTGGCAGTCGGTCTTCGACTGCGAGGCGGTCCTGCGCACGGCGTTCACCGGGGCGAACCCGCCGCGGCTGATCGTGCACGGCCGGGTCGTCCCGGACATCACCCACAAGATCCCCGCCGGCGGGGACTGGGCCCCCTTCCTGGAACGCGACCGGCTGCGCGGCTTCGACCTGCGCTGCCCCGGCCCGCTGCGCCTGACCGTGCTGGAGACGGAACAGGCCCCGCCCGCCGCCCCCGGCGCGCCCGTCCGGATCGTGCTCACCTACCACCGGGCCCTGCTCGACACCTGGTCCGCGCACCTCCTGCTGCGCACCTTCTACCGGGCCTACCTCGCCGGAGGCACCCTGCCCGGCGGCGAACGCCGGCCCGACCTGCGCGACTACACCGCCTGGACCGCCGCCCAGGACCCGCGGCCCGCCCGGGCCCTGTGGGCGCGCTGGACACCGCCCGGCGCCGCCCCCGCGGCCTCCCGGCCGGGCCGCCCGGGCGGTCCCACCGGCCTGAGCGGGGTCGGCCGGGCCCGGCTGCGCCTGGACGCCGCCGAGACCGTCCGCCTCGCCCGCTGGGCCGCCGCCCGGGGCACCGCGGAGAGCAGTGTGCTGCAGGCCGTCTGGGCGATGCTGATCCACCGTGCGTCCGGCGCCACCGGACCGGCCCCGGTGTGCTTCGCGGTGACCGTCCCGGGCCGGGGCATCGCGCTGGACGGCGCGGCCTGGCTGCCGGGCCCGCTGCGCAACCTGCTGCCGATGTCCCTCGAGGTCGACCCGGCCGACACGGTGTCCCGGCTGCTGCGCCACCTGCGCGACCGCGCCCTGGACATGGCCGCCTACGAATGGCTCCCCGCCGACCCGCCCCCCACCCCCACCCATGCCCATGCGCAGGCCGGGCCGGACGCGGACCGCGCCGAGACCGTCCTGGTCTTCGAGGACCCGCCGCACCCGGTGCAGGGCCTGGAGAACGAACTGGCCGCCCACGGCATCCGGGCCGAGTTCCCCGGCACCGTGCCCGCCCGCTCCGTGCTGCCCCTGGCCCTGCTCGCCCACCACGACAGCACCGGCGGCCTCGTCCTCACCGGCGTCCACGACCGGGCCCTCCTCGACGAGGCGGCCGCCGCCGAACTGCTGGTGCAAAGCGCCCTGCTGCTGCGCGAACTCCCCCTGGGAGCAGACGAGTTCACCACCGTCGCCCAGGTCCTGAAACTCCTCGAGGGCCGCGCCGTACCCCCCATGGCCGACCCTTCGACCACCGGCCCGGCCGACCCGGCCACCCTCACCGACCCGACCAGCGGTCCCACCGACCCGGCCGGCGCTCCCGGCTCCACCGGACCCGCCGACCCCTCGGCCACCGGTCTGCCCGGCCCGGCCACCACCACCGACTCAGCCCCCGCCCCCGGCTTCACCGGTCCTGCCGACACCCCGGTTGGTTCGGCCACGGACCTGCCCGGTCCGGCCGCCGCTACAGACTCGGCCGGCACTCCCGGCTCCATCGGTCCTGCCGACCCCCCGGCTGGCTCGGCCACCACCACCGGCCCAGCCGCCGTTCCTGGTTTCACCGGGCCAGCCGACCCCCCGGCCGCCGGTCCGGCCATCGCCCTGCCCGGCCCGCCCGGCCCGGGCACCCCACTGACCCTCCTGCGCGCCGCCCGCCACCGGCAGGCGGGCACCATCTGCCTCGTCCCGCCCCCCGGCGCACCGCCCACCTGCTACGACCTGCTGCCCCCCGCCTACCCCGGCCCCCAGGAACTGCTGCTCCTCACCACCCCCACCGTTCCCGCCGACAGCGCCGCCGCCCTGGCCGCCCGCACCGCCGGCCGGCCCCTGCTGCTGGCCGGGTTCTCCGGGGCCGGCACGGTGGCCTGCGACCTCGCCCGCCGTCTGGCCGCCGCCGGCGGACGCCGCCCGCCCCGGGTGGTCCTCACCCCCGCCCCGCCCGGCGAACGCGAACGCGCCCGCGTCCTGGCCCGGGCCCTCCAGGACGCCACCGCACCACCCCCTTGA
- the metK gene encoding methionine adenosyltransferase codes for MPRRLFTSESVTEGHPDKIADRISDTVLDALLRQDPASRVAVETLITTGQVHIAGEVTTRAYAPIAQLVREAVLEIGYDSSKKGFDGASCGVSVSIGAQSPDIAQGVDTAYEKRVEGADAGDEGDELDRQGAGDQGLMFGYATDETPTLMPLPIFLAHRLAKRLTEVRKNGTVPYLRPDGKTQVTIEYDGDRAVRLDTVVVSSQHASDIDLESLLAPDIREFVVEAELRALVEEGIKLDTDGYRLLVNPTGRFEIGGPMGDAGLTGRKIIIDTYGGMARHGGGAFSGKDPSKVDRSAAYAMRWVAKNVVAAGLASRCEVQVAYAIGKAEPVGLFVETFGTAKVDPDRIEQAIDEVFDLRPAAIIRDLDLLRPIYAQTAAYGHFGRELPDFTWERTDRAGHLRAAAGL; via the coding sequence ATGCCCCGTCGCCTGTTCACCTCGGAGTCCGTGACCGAAGGCCACCCCGACAAGATCGCCGACCGGATCAGCGACACCGTCCTGGACGCCCTGCTGCGCCAGGACCCCGCCTCCCGCGTCGCGGTCGAAACCCTCATCACCACCGGCCAGGTCCACATCGCCGGCGAGGTCACCACCCGCGCCTACGCCCCCATCGCCCAACTGGTGCGCGAGGCCGTCCTGGAGATCGGCTACGACTCCTCCAAGAAGGGCTTCGACGGCGCCTCCTGCGGGGTGTCGGTGTCGATCGGCGCGCAGTCCCCGGACATCGCGCAGGGCGTCGACACGGCGTACGAGAAGCGGGTCGAGGGTGCCGACGCGGGTGACGAAGGGGACGAGCTCGACCGGCAGGGCGCGGGCGACCAGGGCCTGATGTTCGGCTACGCGACCGACGAGACACCCACCCTGATGCCGCTGCCGATCTTCCTCGCCCACCGCCTCGCCAAACGCCTGACCGAGGTCCGCAAGAACGGGACCGTCCCCTACCTGCGCCCCGACGGCAAGACCCAGGTCACCATCGAGTACGACGGCGACAGGGCCGTCCGCCTCGACACCGTGGTCGTCTCCTCGCAGCACGCCTCCGACATCGACCTGGAGTCGCTGCTGGCCCCCGACATCCGCGAGTTCGTGGTCGAGGCCGAGCTGAGGGCACTGGTGGAGGAGGGCATCAAGCTCGACACCGACGGCTACCGCCTCCTGGTCAACCCGACCGGGCGGTTCGAGATCGGCGGCCCGATGGGTGACGCGGGCCTGACCGGCCGCAAGATCATCATCGACACGTACGGCGGCATGGCCCGTCACGGCGGCGGCGCGTTCTCGGGCAAGGACCCCTCCAAGGTGGACCGCTCCGCGGCGTACGCGATGCGCTGGGTCGCCAAGAACGTCGTCGCCGCGGGTCTCGCCTCGCGCTGCGAGGTGCAGGTCGCGTACGCGATCGGCAAGGCCGAACCCGTCGGCCTGTTCGTCGAGACGTTCGGTACCGCGAAGGTCGACCCGGACCGGATCGAGCAGGCCATCGACGAGGTCTTCGACCTCCGCCCGGCCGCCATCATCCGCGACCTGGACCTGCTGCGCCCGATCTACGCCCAGACCGCCGCCTACGGCCACTTCGGCCGCGAACTGCCCGACTTCACCTGGGAGCGCACCGACCGCGCCGGGCACCTGAGGGCGGCCGCCGGCCTCTGA
- a CDS encoding DUF6059 family protein, which translates to MGRVLRGGRRALADYVVRRLWLSLVAFGASYEPFAQQAESAGQEGRRAAQRPGGPPPAHPERVREDVALSDQEVRILRQLWPAGYAGHRAPDGGG; encoded by the coding sequence ATGGGACGGGTGCTGCGGGGCGGCCGGCGGGCGCTGGCGGACTATGTCGTACGGCGGCTGTGGCTGTCCCTGGTGGCCTTCGGCGCCTCCTACGAGCCGTTCGCCCAGCAGGCGGAGAGCGCCGGGCAGGAAGGGCGCCGGGCCGCGCAGCGTCCCGGCGGGCCGCCGCCGGCCCATCCCGAGCGGGTGCGTGAGGATGTCGCGCTGTCCGATCAGGAGGTGCGGATCCTGCGGCAGTTGTGGCCGGCGGGCTATGCCGGGCACCGGGCTCCCGACGGAGGCGGCTGA
- a CDS encoding 3-oxoacyl-ACP synthase III family protein yields MDDATILSTGSPIRDVRILGTGAYVPERIVSNDEAGAPAGVDDAWITRKTAIRERRWAGPAQATSDLATAAARSAMEAAGITADQLSVIAVATSTPDRPQPPTAAYVQHNLGASGTAAFDVNAVCSGTVFALSAVGSVILRRGGHALVIGADIYSRILDPADRRTVVLFGDGAGAMVLGTAARGPVVRHVALHTFGELTGLIQVPAGGSRHPLDTAALDTGLHYFAMQGRAVRDFVVDRLPGLTEAFLHEAGVKPADVHHIVPHQANGVMLDDVLTHLALPHAVMHRTVTHYGNTGAASIPITLDAAVRAGDIRPGELVLLAGFGGGMAASFALVEW; encoded by the coding sequence ATGGACGACGCGACGATCCTCAGCACGGGCAGCCCCATCAGGGACGTCAGGATCCTCGGCACCGGCGCGTACGTGCCCGAGCGGATCGTCTCCAACGACGAGGCCGGCGCCCCGGCCGGGGTCGACGACGCCTGGATCACCCGCAAGACCGCCATCCGCGAACGCCGCTGGGCCGGCCCCGCCCAGGCCACCTCCGACCTGGCCACCGCCGCCGCCCGCTCCGCCATGGAAGCCGCCGGCATCACCGCCGACCAGCTCTCCGTGATCGCGGTCGCCACCTCCACCCCCGACCGCCCCCAGCCCCCGACCGCCGCCTACGTCCAGCACAACCTCGGCGCCTCGGGCACCGCCGCCTTCGACGTCAACGCCGTCTGCTCGGGCACCGTGTTCGCGCTCTCCGCCGTCGGCAGCGTCATCCTGCGCCGCGGCGGACACGCCCTGGTCATCGGCGCCGACATCTACTCCCGCATCCTGGACCCGGCCGACCGCAGGACCGTCGTGCTCTTCGGCGACGGCGCCGGCGCGATGGTGCTGGGCACCGCCGCCCGCGGCCCCGTCGTCCGCCACGTCGCCCTGCACACCTTCGGCGAACTCACCGGCCTCATCCAGGTCCCCGCGGGCGGCAGCCGCCACCCCCTCGACACGGCCGCCCTGGACACCGGACTGCACTACTTCGCGATGCAGGGCCGCGCCGTACGCGACTTCGTCGTGGACCGGCTCCCCGGGCTGACCGAGGCGTTCCTCCACGAGGCCGGCGTCAAGCCCGCCGACGTCCACCACATCGTCCCCCACCAGGCCAACGGCGTCATGCTCGACGACGTCCTCACCCACCTCGCCCTCCCCCACGCGGTCATGCACCGCACCGTGACCCACTACGGCAACACCGGCGCCGCCTCCATCCCCATCACCCTGGACGCCGCCGTCCGCGCCGGCGACATCCGCCCCGGCGAACTGGTCCTGCTGGCCGGCTTCGGCGGCGGCATGGCCGCCAGCTTCGCCCTCGTCGAGTGGTGA
- a CDS encoding hydroxymethylglutaryl-CoA synthase, translated as MSLSIGIHDLSIATGEFVLPHTALAAHNGTDIGKYHVGIGQESMSVAAADEDIVTLAATAAAPLVARHGTDRIRTLILATESSVDQAKAAGIYVHSLIGLPSATRVVELKQACYGATAALQFAVGLVRRDPAQQVLVIASDVSRYDLDSPGEATQGAAAVAMLVGVDPALVRIEDPSGVFTADVMDFWRPNYRDTALVDGQESVGAYLQAVEGTWKDYTEQGGRTLEEFAAFCYHQPFTKMAYKAHRHLLNYCGRDTDPDTVTAALGHTTAYNRVIGNSYTASLYLALAALLDQADDLTGRHIGFLSYGSGSVAEFFAGTVVAGYQDRLRTTAHREAVTRRTEVDYAGYRALHEHRLPADGGDHATPAQTTGPYRLAGISGHKRLYTTR; from the coding sequence ATGTCCCTGTCCATCGGAATCCACGACCTGTCCATCGCCACCGGCGAGTTCGTCCTGCCGCACACCGCGCTCGCCGCCCACAACGGCACCGACATCGGCAAATACCATGTCGGCATCGGCCAGGAGTCGATGAGCGTGGCCGCGGCCGACGAGGACATCGTCACCCTCGCCGCCACCGCCGCCGCCCCCCTGGTCGCCCGCCACGGCACCGACCGCATCCGCACCCTCATCCTGGCCACCGAGTCCTCCGTCGACCAGGCCAAGGCCGCCGGCATCTACGTCCACTCCCTCATCGGCCTGCCCTCCGCCACCCGCGTCGTCGAACTCAAACAGGCCTGCTACGGCGCGACCGCCGCCCTGCAGTTCGCCGTCGGCCTGGTCCGCCGCGACCCCGCCCAGCAGGTCCTCGTCATCGCCAGCGACGTCTCCCGCTACGACCTGGACAGCCCCGGCGAGGCCACCCAGGGCGCCGCCGCGGTCGCCATGCTCGTCGGCGTCGACCCCGCCCTGGTCCGCATCGAGGACCCCTCCGGTGTGTTCACCGCCGACGTCATGGACTTCTGGCGGCCCAACTACCGCGACACCGCCCTGGTCGACGGACAGGAGTCCGTCGGCGCCTACCTCCAGGCCGTCGAGGGCACCTGGAAGGACTACACCGAGCAGGGCGGGCGCACCCTGGAGGAGTTCGCCGCGTTCTGCTACCACCAGCCGTTCACCAAGATGGCCTACAAGGCCCACCGCCACCTCCTCAACTACTGCGGCCGCGACACCGACCCGGACACCGTCACCGCCGCCCTGGGCCACACCACCGCCTACAACCGGGTCATCGGCAACAGCTACACCGCCTCCCTCTACCTCGCCCTGGCCGCCCTCCTGGACCAGGCCGACGACCTCACCGGCCGCCACATCGGCTTCCTCAGCTACGGCTCCGGATCGGTGGCGGAGTTCTTCGCCGGCACCGTCGTCGCCGGCTACCAGGACCGCCTGCGCACCACCGCGCACCGCGAGGCCGTCACCCGGCGCACCGAGGTCGACTACGCCGGCTACCGCGCCCTGCACGAACACCGCCTGCCCGCCGACGGCGGCGACCACGCCACCCCCGCCCAGACCACCGGCCCCTACCGGCTGGCCGGCATCAGCGGCCACAAACGCCTCTACACCACCCGCTGA
- a CDS encoding hydroxymethylglutaryl-CoA reductase, with the protein MTDTHATAGIPMRWVGPLRISGNVARTETRIPLATYESPLWPSVGRGAKVSMLVEEGIVATLVDERMTRSVLVEAADAQAAHSAARTVEARIEELREVVRGCSRYARLLGVRHEINANLLFLRFEFSTGDASGHNMATLASDALLAHLLATVPDISYGSISGNYCTDKKASAVNGILGRGKNVVTELLVPRDVVHDVLHTTAAKVARLNLRKNLLGTLLAGGVRSANAHYANMLLGFYLATGQDAANIVEGSQGVTMAEDRDGDLYFACTLPNLIVGTVGNGKGLGFVETNLTRLGCREERAPGENARRLAVIAAASVLCGELSLLAAQTNPGELMRAHVQLERDPRTAKVGA; encoded by the coding sequence ATGACCGACACCCATGCCACCGCCGGGATCCCGATGCGCTGGGTGGGCCCCCTGCGCATCTCCGGGAACGTCGCCCGCACCGAGACCCGCATCCCGCTGGCCACCTACGAGTCACCGCTGTGGCCCTCGGTGGGCCGCGGCGCGAAGGTCTCCATGCTGGTCGAGGAGGGCATCGTCGCCACCCTCGTGGACGAGCGGATGACCCGCTCCGTCCTGGTCGAGGCCGCCGACGCCCAGGCCGCCCACAGCGCCGCGCGGACGGTGGAGGCCCGCATCGAGGAACTGCGGGAGGTGGTGCGCGGCTGCAGCCGCTACGCCCGGCTGCTCGGCGTGCGCCACGAGATCAACGCCAACCTGCTGTTTCTGCGCTTCGAGTTCTCCACCGGCGACGCCTCGGGCCACAACATGGCCACCCTCGCCTCCGACGCCCTGCTGGCCCACCTCCTGGCCACCGTCCCGGACATCTCCTACGGCTCGATCTCCGGGAACTACTGCACCGACAAGAAGGCCAGCGCCGTCAACGGCATCCTGGGCCGCGGCAAGAACGTCGTCACCGAACTCCTGGTGCCCCGCGACGTGGTGCACGACGTCCTGCACACCACCGCCGCCAAGGTCGCCCGGCTCAACCTGCGCAAGAACCTGCTGGGCACCCTGCTCGCCGGCGGGGTGCGCTCGGCCAACGCCCACTACGCCAACATGCTGCTGGGCTTCTACCTGGCCACCGGCCAGGACGCGGCCAACATCGTCGAGGGCTCGCAGGGCGTGACGATGGCCGAGGACCGCGACGGCGACCTCTACTTCGCCTGCACCCTGCCCAACCTGATCGTCGGCACCGTCGGCAACGGCAAGGGCCTGGGCTTCGTGGAGACGAACCTGACCCGCCTGGGCTGCCGCGAGGAGCGGGCGCCCGGCGAGAACGCCCGCCGCCTCGCCGTCATCGCCGCCGCGAGCGTGCTGTGCGGGGAACTGTCCCTGCTCGCCGCGCAGACCAACCCCGGCGAACTGATGCGCGCACACGTCCAGTTGGAACGCGACCCCCGGACCGCAAAGGTTGGTGCCTGA